A genomic segment from Bos taurus isolate L1 Dominette 01449 registration number 42190680 breed Hereford chromosome 1, ARS-UCD2.0, whole genome shotgun sequence encodes:
- the SST gene encoding somatostatin precursor (The RefSeq protein has 2 substitutions compared to this genomic sequence) produces MLSCRLQCALAALSIVLALGGVTGAPSDPRLRQFLQKSLAAAAGKQELAKYFLAELLSEPNQTEIDALEPEDLSQAAEQDEMRLELQRSANSNPAMAPRERKAGCKNFFWKTFTSC; encoded by the exons aTGCTGTCCTGCCGCCTCCAGTGCGCGCTGGCCGCGCTCTCCATCGTCCTGGCTCTTGGCGGTGTCACCGGCGCGCCCTCGGATCCCCGGCTCCGTCAGTTTCTGCAGAAATCCCTGGCTGCTGCCGCTGGCAAGCAG AAACTGGCCAAGTACTTCTTGGCAGAGCTGCTGTCTGAACCCAACCAGACAGAGAATGATGCCCTGGAGCCTGAAGATTTGTCCCAGGCTGCTGAGCAGGATGAAATGAGGCTGGAGCTGCAGAGATCTGCTAACTCAAACCCGGCCATGGCACCCCGAGAACGCAAAGCTGGCTGCAAGAATTTCTTCTGGAAGACTTTCACATCCTGTTAA